From a single Methanobrevibacter sp. genomic region:
- a CDS encoding pyridoxal phosphate-dependent aminotransferase family protein: protein MNPNLEKQLKKELEELKSKNLNRTVDDLRFISSTKAIDSDGKEYLVFGTNNYLGLTHHHDVIKASKDASTYGTGSTGSRLTTGASFEARELEKSISEFKNTESALIFNTGYMTNLGVIYALTKENDIIFSDELNHASIIDGTKISKAKVKVYKHKDTDELERLIQSELKEMNNQNSNFFIASDGVFSMDGDIAPLPELVEIAEKYNCTLIIDDAHATGVIGKTGKGTVEYFKDKTGIDLTDSVDLQIGTLSKALASEGGFVCGKQVYIDYLINKSRPFIFSTALSPSTIASANVALNLLKENSEEYLNNLNSNTKLMRELLINAGLNIVDGETPIIPIIIGPADLANRFSNELKKEGILVSAIRPPSVPKEMSRLRFTIMSTHTKEEIEFTANEIIKIWNNIKK, encoded by the coding sequence CATCAGTTCCACAAAAGCCATCGATAGTGATGGAAAGGAGTATCTTGTTTTTGGAACAAACAATTATCTTGGATTGACTCATCATCATGATGTGATAAAAGCATCAAAGGATGCAAGCACATATGGAACAGGTTCAACTGGTTCAAGACTGACTACAGGAGCCTCTTTTGAAGCTAGAGAACTTGAAAAAAGCATCTCCGAGTTTAAGAACACTGAATCCGCACTTATTTTTAATACAGGATATATGACTAACTTAGGAGTCATTTATGCACTTACAAAGGAAAATGACATAATATTCTCTGATGAATTGAATCATGCAAGCATCATTGATGGAACTAAAATCTCTAAAGCTAAAGTAAAGGTCTATAAACATAAAGATACTGATGAATTGGAAAGATTAATTCAATCTGAATTAAAAGAAATGAATAATCAAAATTCCAATTTTTTCATTGCCAGCGATGGAGTATTCAGCATGGATGGAGACATTGCTCCACTACCGGAACTTGTGGAAATAGCTGAGAAATACAACTGCACTCTAATAATTGATGATGCTCATGCGACTGGAGTAATCGGAAAGACCGGTAAAGGAACAGTTGAATACTTTAAAGACAAGACAGGAATCGATCTGACCGATTCTGTAGACTTGCAGATAGGCACCTTAAGCAAGGCACTTGCATCTGAAGGAGGATTCGTCTGTGGAAAGCAAGTCTACATTGATTACCTCATAAACAAATCAAGACCATTCATATTCTCAACAGCACTTTCACCTTCCACAATAGCTAGTGCAAATGTTGCATTGAATCTATTGAAGGAAAATAGTGAAGAATACTTGAATAATCTAAATTCAAACACAAAGCTTATGAGAGAACTACTCATCAATGCAGGATTGAATATTGTTGATGGAGAAACACCAATCATTCCAATCATCATAGGCCCTGCAGATTTAGCAAACAGATTCTCAAATGAACTTAAAAAAGAGGGAATTTTGGTTTCAGCAATCAGACCACCATCCGTACCTAAAGAGATGAGCAGACTGAGATTTACAATAATGTCAACCCATACAAAAGAAGAAATAGAATTCACTGCAAATGAGATTATTAAAATTTGGAATAATATTAAAAAATAG
- a CDS encoding DUF2149 domain-containing protein, giving the protein MARRRGKGRFDSEEEDPMAGTANLVDAMLVIAVGLLVFLVLAWNMQSVLFNNDLTQEQKEQVMEAMNQEVTEVQEGEILNETPDTSNQTGQGYTEMGKVYKDPQTGKMIMVQNKTK; this is encoded by the coding sequence ATGGCTCGTCGTCGAGGAAAGGGACGTTTTGACAGTGAGGAAGAGGATCCTATGGCAGGAACCGCCAACCTTGTGGATGCAATGTTGGTCATTGCTGTAGGCTTGCTCGTTTTCCTGGTGCTTGCTTGGAACATGCAAAGCGTTTTATTTAATAATGATTTGACTCAGGAACAGAAGGAACAGGTTATGGAAGCAATGAATCAGGAAGTGACTGAGGTTCAAGAGGGGGAAATATTGAATGAGACTCCTGATACAAGCAATCAGACTGGACAGGGTTATACCGAGATGGGTAAGGTGTATAAGGACCCACAAACGGGTAAGATGATCATGGTCCAGAATAAGACTAAATGA
- a CDS encoding MotA/TolQ/ExbB proton channel family protein → MFSNTNGTGLPILDSSLTAITQALQIPVIILLIAFLVFAVYTLGKLLSEHLSRKKVPVSLIKDMIYAIYDAESAEDIKNVVNNADIQKSQKRILSELADSEHLGKKSRETLARRLIDNEEDKIAQNLNKTDIVTKIGPTLGLMGTLIPMGPGLAALGTGDVTTLASAITIAFNTTVIGIGAGAIAYFASKLRRRWFGEYLANLDALMDAILDNIDKRDERLK, encoded by the coding sequence ATGTTCTCAAATACCAATGGAACCGGACTTCCAATACTTGACAGTTCACTGACTGCCATTACACAGGCATTGCAGATACCTGTAATCATACTTTTGATAGCATTTTTAGTCTTTGCCGTATATACTTTAGGAAAGCTATTATCAGAACACCTTTCCCGTAAGAAAGTGCCTGTTAGCTTAATCAAGGATATGATTTACGCAATCTATGATGCAGAGTCTGCTGAGGATATCAAGAATGTTGTGAACAATGCGGATATTCAGAAGTCCCAAAAGAGAATCTTGTCAGAACTTGCAGACAGTGAGCATCTTGGTAAGAAGTCAAGGGAAACCCTTGCTCGTAGATTGATAGACAATGAAGAGGATAAGATCGCACAGAATCTTAACAAGACAGATATCGTGACTAAAATCGGTCCAACCCTTGGATTGATGGGTACATTGATTCCTATGGGTCCGGGGCTTGCGGCATTGGGTACCGGTGACGTTACCACACTTGCAAGTGCGATTACAATTGCATTCAACACAACAGTCATTGGTATTGGTGCAGGTGCTATCGCATACTTCGCCTCCAAGTTGAGACGAAGATGGTTTGGTGAATACCTTGCCAACCTGGATGCATTGATGGATGCGATTTTGGACAATATCGACAAGAGGGATGAGAGGCTGAAATAA
- a CDS encoding Ig-like domain repeat protein, whose translation MNSKKFIAMLGLLALLILAIGNISAANMDNDMDDSSLELADDGMAVNHIDDSNVASDENTVYAIKNVEEDEKDNSECIGSIDYSYENSVGVTSSLGASPDTDILASTITFRESDYSKYFSSNGKIISGKLKSGDTLDFSGEFTNKTFIINIPLIVTSTDSTAHLTNCAFNFINGSSGSSISNMKINNSVINKPLISVSDADDMTLRENDLFSSATGSHPMTFERVNRMNIYNNTLRSTGYVEGWGHPSAMVFRNAGSCNIYDNTVITNDSNGIYFTGYGATSSMGSGGDAESYSNYIVNNTVYSIRPLPSSFVYAIQVMSSYNYVINNTVYNAYRGISTTGTSNQIIGNVIYNIHGTYSSYSDVEEGADNAIISGPNSLIKDNLIYNSFFNGTKAAIQAGQGSNITNNNITNVTGIGIFIEKGNVNISDNNINVTGYGIYINPYYGNISNVSVSNNIIDSHNKNNIKLIKLGRDKIPNDIIINDNILYNSGVVSIDVPSESQNITLISNILIGGTEPIALDDGEVHFIEESNFYTYFTSTGYLENIIKENDYLIFKGEFSSKNKIHINEKVKILGINASFVDTTFIIDVDDVSISDIKIFNPNHDVKDRLWGIQVNGVNNVSIKNCDISINDTFSAYAIYLLEASNCSIINNTLQARGNYFTAAILSFNSRDILMDGNTIKTIGSGDTYLINNKSCLDGYLSICVDACLDGSITCPDGYTICADGSLLCPDGNVIGSNQFTICVDGSIVCTDGSLICADGTVVSSENTQICPDGVCVDGVTYCLDGTVLLADGTRIVAGGYQITPNNTIICPDGSVCTDGVTVCPDGSIVCTDGTTICADGSVVCPDGTTLCTDGSVNLADGARICADGSIVCTDGTIRCPDGTFINSEICPDGSVCADGVTYCLDGTVLLADGTRIVAGGYRLTSDGTVVCPDGSVCTDGITVCQDGSVVCPDGTTLCTNGTVICADGAFVCADGSIVCADGIIRCPDGTIINYGEGDVNPDGSICVDGTTYYTNGTIEYSNGTVICLDGTGSSNVLDGVIPGSHMVSGVYRTYGVLLIHSSNVNLTNNKIDVSSDLPSNYNLNESYNSIAGVFIHYGGFNNTISNNDILLHSNDPIIYGIGIIGASPNSTAEGSKNNNFTDNNVTIIGPLHGVGIVLGYKAIDSNFLNNNFGIFTNHSHNILTYSGSENNAIEGNSFTGKANSTLVVSNSSYKVDNLNKIISVTLKDEYGNAIANAKIKITVNGKTYTAKTNDKGVATLKVSLNAVKSYSISAKFEGDSYNFASSASGKITITKGSTSLTASGKTFTVTTSSKAIAVTLKDGSGNVIKNKKITATVNGKTYSGTTNSKGVATIKLKLTAVKTYTVSLKFAGDSNYKASTKSIKVKVTKTKTKLAVPKKTYKKAAKNKKLTATLKDQTGKVLKSKKITFTVNGKKYSAKTNSKGVATVKVKLSKKKTYKLTVKFAGDKTYVAVTKTGKVVIK comes from the coding sequence ATGAATTCTAAAAAATTTATTGCAATGTTGGGATTGTTGGCATTATTGATATTAGCTATTGGAAATATCAGTGCAGCTAATATGGATAATGATATGGATGATTCTAGTCTTGAGTTAGCAGATGATGGAATGGCTGTTAATCATATTGATGATTCCAATGTTGCAAGTGATGAAAATACTGTATATGCTATTAAAAATGTGGAAGAGGATGAAAAGGACAATAGTGAATGTATAGGCAGTATTGATTATTCTTATGAAAATTCTGTAGGTGTGACAAGCAGTCTTGGCGCTAGTCCTGATACGGATATTCTTGCATCTACAATAACATTTAGAGAAAGCGACTATTCCAAATACTTCAGTTCAAATGGGAAGATAATCTCCGGAAAATTAAAGTCTGGAGACACTTTAGATTTTTCAGGGGAATTCACCAATAAGACATTCATTATCAATATTCCTTTGATTGTTACCAGTACTGATAGCACTGCCCATTTGACTAATTGTGCATTTAATTTTATAAATGGATCAAGCGGTTCCAGCATTTCCAATATGAAAATTAATAATTCGGTTATTAATAAACCTCTTATTTCTGTTTCAGATGCTGATGACATGACTCTTAGGGAAAATGACCTATTTAGTTCAGCTACAGGTTCCCACCCAATGACATTCGAAAGGGTTAATAGAATGAATATTTACAATAATACCCTTCGATCTACTGGGTATGTAGAAGGTTGGGGGCATCCCTCTGCGATGGTTTTCCGTAATGCAGGCTCTTGTAACATCTATGATAATACGGTTATAACTAATGATTCAAATGGTATTTATTTCACAGGATATGGTGCTACATCCTCTATGGGTTCAGGGGGAGATGCGGAAAGCTATTCAAATTACATTGTGAATAATACGGTTTATTCAATTAGGCCTCTCCCTTCTTCATTTGTTTATGCCATTCAAGTGATGAGCAGTTACAATTATGTTATAAATAATACAGTTTACAATGCATATAGGGGAATTTCCACTACTGGAACCAGCAATCAGATTATCGGAAATGTGATTTATAATATCCATGGAACATATAGTAGCTATTCTGATGTGGAAGAAGGTGCTGATAATGCCATTATTTCTGGCCCTAATAGCTTAATTAAAGACAATTTAATTTATAATTCATTTTTTAATGGAACCAAAGCGGCTATTCAAGCGGGTCAGGGGTCTAATATTACCAATAACAATATAACAAATGTTACAGGCATTGGAATTTTTATAGAAAAGGGCAATGTCAATATTTCAGACAATAATATCAATGTTACCGGTTATGGTATTTACATTAATCCTTATTATGGAAATATCAGTAATGTTTCAGTTTCAAACAATATCATAGATTCACATAATAAAAATAATATCAAATTAATAAAATTGGGAAGAGACAAGATACCGAATGACATTATTATAAATGACAACATATTATATAATTCAGGTGTTGTATCTATTGATGTTCCATCTGAATCTCAAAATATCACTTTAATCTCTAATATTTTAATAGGAGGTACAGAACCAATCGCATTAGATGATGGGGAGGTACATTTCATTGAGGAGTCTAATTTCTACACTTACTTCACATCAACTGGATATCTGGAAAATATTATAAAAGAAAATGATTATTTAATATTTAAAGGTGAATTTTCATCTAAAAATAAGATACACATAAATGAAAAAGTTAAAATTTTAGGCATTAATGCAAGTTTTGTTGACACAACTTTCATAATAGATGTTGATGATGTATCAATTTCCGATATTAAGATTTTTAATCCGAATCATGATGTGAAAGACCGTTTATGGGGCATTCAAGTTAATGGCGTCAATAATGTGTCAATTAAAAATTGTGATATATCAATAAATGATACCTTTTCAGCATATGCCATCTATCTTTTAGAAGCTTCAAATTGCAGCATTATCAACAATACGCTACAGGCGAGAGGAAACTATTTCACTGCTGCAATACTTTCATTCAATTCAAGAGATATTCTTATGGATGGAAACACTATAAAAACAATTGGAAGCGGTGATACTTATCTCATAAACAATAAAAGCTGTTTGGATGGTTATCTCAGCATTTGTGTGGATGCCTGTTTGGATGGTTCCATAACATGTCCTGATGGATACACAATTTGTGCCGATGGCTCTTTGCTATGTCCTGATGGTAATGTAATCGGTTCAAATCAATTTACAATCTGTGTTGATGGATCAATAGTTTGCACTGATGGGTCTCTAATCTGTGCCGATGGTACTGTAGTCAGTTCTGAAAACACTCAAATCTGTCCTGATGGAGTTTGTGTAGATGGTGTTACCTATTGTCTTGATGGTACTGTTCTTCTTGCTGATGGTACTCGTATTGTTGCTGGCGGTTATCAAATCACTCCGAATAATACAATAATCTGTCCGGATGGTTCTGTCTGTACCGATGGAGTAACTGTTTGTCCGGATGGAAGTATTGTTTGTACTGATGGCACTACCATTTGTGCGGACGGTTCTGTAGTTTGTCCGGATGGAACTACCTTATGTACAGACGGTTCCGTAAACCTTGCTGATGGAGCAAGAATCTGTGCTGATGGAAGTATTGTTTGTACTGATGGCACTATCAGATGTCCTGATGGGACATTTATCAATTCTGAGATTTGTCCGGATGGTTCTGTCTGTGCTGATGGTGTTACCTATTGTCTTGATGGTACTGTTCTTCTTGCTGATGGTACTCGTATTGTTGCTGGTGGTTATAGGCTTACTTCAGATGGTACTGTTGTCTGTCCTGATGGTTCTGTCTGTACCGATGGAATTACTGTTTGTCAGGATGGTTCTGTTGTTTGTCCGGATGGAACTACCTTATGCACTAATGGCACTGTAATTTGTGCAGATGGTGCATTTGTATGTGCTGATGGAAGTATTGTTTGTGCAGATGGCATCATTAGATGTCCTGATGGCACAATAATAAACTATGGCGAGGGAGACGTCAATCCAGATGGTTCTATCTGTGTTGATGGCACAACCTATTACACAAATGGTACAATAGAGTATTCAAATGGAACAGTCATCTGCCTTGATGGAACAGGTTCAAGTAATGTTTTAGATGGGGTTATACCAGGTTCCCATATGGTATCCGGAGTATACAGGACCTATGGGGTCTTATTAATCCATTCCTCTAATGTTAACTTAACAAACAATAAGATTGATGTAAGCTCTGATTTGCCATCAAATTATAATTTGAATGAATCCTATAACTCCATTGCAGGGGTATTTATCCATTATGGCGGATTTAACAATACCATTTCAAATAATGATATTCTTCTTCATTCCAATGACCCTATCATTTATGGCATAGGCATTATTGGAGCAAGTCCGAACAGTACAGCTGAAGGATCTAAAAACAACAACTTCACTGATAATAATGTTACAATTATTGGTCCTTTACATGGTGTAGGCATTGTTTTAGGATATAAAGCAATTGACTCCAATTTCCTAAATAATAATTTTGGGATCTTTACCAATCACAGTCATAACATCTTGACATATAGCGGAAGTGAGAACAATGCTATTGAAGGAAATAGCTTTACAGGAAAAGCCAATTCCACTTTAGTTGTCTCCAATTCATCCTATAAAGTGGATAACTTAAACAAAATTATCTCTGTAACTCTCAAGGATGAATACGGAAATGCCATTGCTAATGCCAAGATCAAAATAACTGTAAATGGTAAAACATATACTGCCAAAACTAATGATAAGGGTGTTGCAACCTTAAAGGTTTCATTGAATGCAGTTAAATCTTATAGTATCAGTGCTAAATTTGAAGGTGATTCCTATAACTTTGCGTCATCCGCATCTGGAAAGATTACAATTACTAAAGGCTCTACAAGTCTAACCGCATCCGGCAAGACTTTTACAGTTACTACAAGTTCAAAAGCCATTGCGGTAACATTAAAGGATGGAAGTGGAAATGTAATTAAGAATAAGAAGATTACAGCAACCGTAAATGGAAAAACCTATAGCGGTACAACCAACTCCAAAGGTGTGGCAACAATTAAATTGAAATTGACTGCTGTAAAGACCTATACTGTAAGCCTTAAGTTTGCAGGTGACAGCAATTACAAAGCAAGCACCAAGTCCATAAAGGTTAAGGTGACTAAGACAAAAACCAAATTGGCTGTGCCTAAAAAGACTTATAAGAAGGCTGCAAAAAACAAGAAACTGACTGCAACCTTAAAGGATCAGACTGGAAAAGTCTTAAAATCCAAAAAGATTACTTTCACAGTTAATGGTAAAAAATACTCCGCAAAAACCAATTCTAAAGGAGTTGCGACTGTAAAGGTCAAATTATCCAAAAAGAAAACCTATAAGCTTACAGTTAAATTCGCTGGTGACAAGACTTATGTGGCGGTTACAAAAACCGGAAAAGTTGTAATAAAATAG
- a CDS encoding right-handed parallel beta-helix repeat-containing protein — protein sequence MRSKRIIGLSLIVILIFLLLGLNTVSASSSDDLINNLSESLESSPVSNAVDSVNEALESSDNLESNSIVDNRLSDLDDSIDDNIISNSNDPIEEISGEESQSNLGAGEKTVHTITEENYSSYFDSNGNLINSLVKANDTINLSGNFSNKKFVINIPLTITSTENDAILKNSPIYYYNVSNENFAYDAIVSNLKIESNIPDISAVWVVGSTCIKVLNNDIFTTGHNGYPISLDGFTYNCLVENNIIKTVVPVNTGASSSETDQDEENSGDNSSWQHSGISLRDAHGNSIVHNDITVENSYGVYLCYGVSISNNNIIANNTIRATSETPSFWSYGVYLTGNYNTVADNTIIRMYRGIHSSYPHNYIVGNKIYNITGFDDNNGIGGDYGIWGGNDTLIANNSIYNADLIGAGILVGSNSDVYGNYIQINSSGNGIILGDVEGGHNSKVYNNTIDFLSGAGIVLKGSPQDSEVYKNIINSLSEIGASQGSGLGIGILSIYQSRTKRPYNISTCNNTIYTSNEVAINIAQSSNESYLCIDNIIGDRVIIYPIPSGDIPHSGDGNYYEVTNENYDEYFDSNGYLRDNVQNGDTLILFGNFAPKGKIILNKAVKIIGDSAVLKDTTIVVYSSNCEVQNLTIINNGSTDSNCNLWGIYVYEADNEIICGNNITVWDKNTSYGIYLCDSRYDTVANNSIRCQGDNLVLGLITYETYGSLIENNSILAIGTGKLYSYYQTICIDGVHSISEMANTYGVIIDFSSDNQFIHNDIEVTSTVEGFQVPYNPAENLLYGLYIYYDSNRNNVSENNVYVHGHDPFLYGMGSSGDDTDKSVTYACENIFSRNNITIEADYFAMGMILRHNSIDTVVEENQFNLYSNNYTYGLTLEISGGAQVENNTLNLSGRAGIYAMELYSAWSNDIGHNNIYANGSFSEVGLYGSSGNSITNNTIHSFGDGINDPAQGPEHPDSVSLINTGILLEKGSNGNLIADNVIVSDGDYAITIDGSVGNSILNNELASSKGKGNAAVSDNTGMNHISGNTGLRHGSDSGNVNPRRPIHTNGSSSISGNSGNSPSNGASAFGDVNSNFNANAQSSANDGAGDSGEAGDGSDVVASEIEEVASKSISGGIFVPVAALILVLVFCFSFLAARDEDDEE from the coding sequence ATGAGAAGTAAAAGAATAATCGGATTAAGCTTAATCGTTATTTTGATTTTTCTTCTTTTAGGATTGAACACTGTTAGCGCATCAAGTTCAGATGATTTGATTAACAATTTATCAGAAAGTTTGGAATCCAGTCCAGTTTCAAATGCTGTTGATAGCGTTAATGAAGCTTTGGAATCATCAGATAATCTTGAATCCAATTCTATTGTGGATAATAGACTATCTGATTTGGATGATTCAATTGATGATAACATCATATCCAACTCAAATGATCCTATTGAAGAAATCTCTGGTGAAGAGTCTCAATCTAATCTCGGTGCCGGTGAAAAGACAGTTCACACAATTACCGAAGAGAATTATTCTAGTTATTTTGATTCCAATGGTAATTTGATAAATTCATTGGTAAAGGCCAATGACACTATTAATTTGTCTGGTAATTTTTCTAATAAGAAATTTGTAATAAATATTCCTTTAACAATTACAAGTACAGAAAACGATGCGATATTGAAGAATTCTCCAATATATTACTATAATGTATCCAATGAGAATTTTGCTTATGATGCAATTGTTTCCAACTTGAAAATTGAATCAAATATTCCTGACATATCTGCAGTTTGGGTAGTCGGATCAACTTGCATAAAGGTTTTAAACAATGACATATTCACTACAGGGCATAACGGCTATCCTATTTCCCTTGATGGGTTTACCTACAATTGTCTTGTTGAAAACAACATTATTAAAACGGTCGTTCCGGTCAATACCGGTGCAAGTTCCTCCGAGACCGATCAGGATGAGGAAAACAGTGGAGACAACAGCAGTTGGCAACATTCAGGTATCAGCTTAAGGGATGCACATGGGAATTCAATTGTTCATAATGACATCACAGTTGAAAATTCCTATGGAGTATACCTTTGTTATGGCGTTTCCATTTCCAATAACAATATCATAGCAAACAATACTATTAGAGCCACTTCAGAAACTCCTTCATTCTGGTCTTATGGTGTTTACCTAACTGGAAATTATAACACAGTAGCTGACAACACTATAATCCGCATGTATAGGGGAATCCATTCAAGTTATCCTCATAATTATATAGTTGGCAATAAAATCTATAACATAACCGGATTTGATGATAATAATGGTATTGGTGGAGATTATGGTATTTGGGGAGGTAATGACACTTTAATTGCCAATAACTCCATTTACAATGCAGATTTGATTGGTGCAGGCATTCTTGTAGGTTCAAACAGTGATGTCTATGGAAACTATATTCAAATAAACAGCAGTGGAAACGGAATTATCCTTGGTGACGTGGAAGGAGGTCATAATTCAAAAGTTTATAATAACACTATAGATTTCCTATCAGGTGCAGGCATTGTTTTAAAAGGCAGCCCTCAAGATAGTGAAGTTTACAAGAACATTATAAACTCCTTATCTGAAATAGGGGCTTCACAAGGTTCCGGTTTAGGAATTGGCATCTTATCCATTTACCAATCAAGAACCAAAAGACCTTACAATATCTCTACATGCAATAATACAATCTATACTTCCAATGAAGTGGCAATAAACATTGCCCAGTCTTCAAATGAATCCTATTTATGCATAGATAACATAATTGGTGATAGAGTGATTATTTATCCGATTCCAAGTGGTGATATCCCTCATTCCGGAGATGGCAATTATTATGAAGTGACCAATGAGAATTATGATGAGTATTTTGATTCCAATGGTTATTTAAGAGATAATGTCCAGAATGGAGACACACTGATTCTCTTTGGAAACTTTGCTCCAAAAGGCAAAATCATCTTAAATAAGGCAGTGAAAATCATTGGTGACAGTGCGGTGCTTAAGGACACCACCATTGTTGTTTATTCATCAAATTGTGAAGTTCAGAACTTGACTATCATAAACAATGGTTCAACTGACAGCAATTGCAACCTTTGGGGAATTTATGTCTATGAAGCGGATAATGAAATCATATGTGGAAACAATATCACAGTTTGGGATAAGAATACCTCTTATGGGATTTACCTTTGCGACTCCCGTTATGATACAGTTGCAAACAATAGCATCAGATGTCAAGGAGATAACTTGGTATTGGGACTGATAACCTATGAGACTTATGGAAGCCTAATAGAAAACAACAGCATCCTTGCCATTGGAACAGGGAAGCTATACTCATATTACCAGACCATTTGCATAGATGGTGTTCACAGTATTTCAGAAATGGCAAACACTTATGGGGTCATCATTGATTTCTCAAGTGACAATCAATTCATTCACAATGACATTGAGGTAACTTCAACTGTTGAAGGATTCCAGGTTCCATATAATCCAGCTGAAAACCTTCTTTACGGTCTTTATATTTATTATGATTCCAATAGGAACAATGTCAGTGAAAACAATGTGTATGTCCATGGACACGATCCTTTCCTTTATGGAATGGGTTCATCTGGGGATGACACTGACAAATCCGTAACTTATGCATGTGAAAATATTTTCTCAAGGAACAATATTACAATAGAGGCGGATTATTTTGCAATGGGTATGATTTTAAGACACAACTCCATTGACACTGTTGTTGAGGAAAATCAATTCAACCTTTATTCCAATAATTATACCTACGGTCTGACATTGGAAATTTCAGGTGGCGCCCAAGTTGAAAACAATACCTTGAACTTATCTGGTCGTGCAGGAATTTATGCTATGGAACTTTATTCCGCTTGGAGCAATGATATTGGCCACAACAATATTTATGCCAATGGAAGTTTCAGTGAAGTGGGGCTTTATGGTTCATCAGGCAATAGCATTACAAACAACACCATCCATTCCTTTGGTGATGGTATTAATGATCCGGCACAAGGTCCTGAGCATCCAGATTCCGTTAGTCTGATTAATACTGGCATTCTCCTTGAAAAAGGTTCAAATGGCAATTTGATCGCAGATAATGTTATTGTTAGTGACGGAGATTATGCAATCACTATCGATGGTTCTGTTGGAAACTCTATTTTGAATAATGAGTTAGCCTCATCAAAAGGCAAGGGAAATGCTGCTGTTTCAGACAATACCGGCATGAATCATATTTCTGGAAATACCGGATTAAGGCATGGTTCAGATAGTGGCAATGTCAATCCTAGAAGACCGATTCATACCAATGGCAGTTCAAGCATCTCTGGCAATTCAGGTAATTCCCCATCCAATGGTGCAAGTGCATTTGGTGATGTGAATTCCAACTTCAATGCAAATGCGCAATCCTCTGCAAACGATGGGGCTGGAGATTCCGGTGAAGCAGGAGATGGATCTGATGTGGTTGCAAGTGAAATTGAAGAAGTTGCAAGCAAATCAATATCTGGAGGAATTTTTGTACCGGTTGCGGCATTGATTCTAGTATTGGTTTTCTGTTTCAGTTTCTTGGCTGCAAGGGACGAAGATGATGAGGAATAA
- the map gene encoding type II methionyl aminopeptidase has product MVDEIKSYEEAGKIVSKVRSDASKMIQNGLPILDLVEFVESEILKAGAGIAFPCNVSINEITAHYTSPAGDTNKMVTGDLVKLDLGAEVNGFIADSAVTIMVPGDNLEEVFDEETLELNQRIIDASAAGLEAAISTVRAGVKVCDVGRAVEEAIAEYNLNPVRNLTGHSLEHWNLHAGISVPNYDNNDPTILEEGQAVAIEPFATNGEGIVNDCPHAYIFSFLQNKPFRMKNTQRMLSYIEKNYRYLPFSGRWLTENFNERRVNSGLKQLGDAMAIYPYAALKERTGAWVSQKEHTLIVESDGCQITTL; this is encoded by the coding sequence ATGGTTGATGAAATCAAATCTTATGAAGAAGCCGGAAAGATCGTATCTAAAGTTAGATCAGATGCTTCAAAAATGATTCAAAACGGACTGCCGATTCTTGATCTTGTGGAATTTGTGGAAAGTGAAATATTAAAGGCCGGCGCGGGGATTGCATTCCCTTGCAACGTTTCCATAAACGAAATCACCGCCCATTACACCTCTCCTGCAGGAGACACCAACAAGATGGTCACAGGAGATCTGGTAAAGCTTGACCTTGGAGCGGAAGTGAACGGTTTCATTGCAGATTCCGCAGTTACAATAATGGTTCCTGGAGACAATCTGGAAGAAGTCTTCGATGAAGAGACATTGGAGCTCAATCAAAGAATCATCGATGCTTCAGCGGCAGGCCTTGAAGCTGCAATAAGCACCGTAAGGGCAGGAGTAAAGGTCTGTGATGTCGGCAGAGCAGTTGAAGAGGCAATTGCAGAGTACAATCTAAACCCGGTAAGAAACCTTACAGGACACAGCCTTGAACATTGGAACCTGCATGCAGGCATTTCTGTTCCGAATTATGACAATAACGATCCGACAATTCTTGAGGAAGGACAGGCTGTGGCAATCGAACCTTTTGCAACAAATGGCGAAGGTATTGTAAATGACTGCCCTCATGCATATATCTTTTCATTTTTACAGAATAAACCGTTCCGTATGAAAAATACTCAAAGGATGCTATCATATATTGAAAAGAATTATCGCTACTTGCCATTTAGTGGACGCTGGCTTACAGAAAACTTCAATGAAAGAAGAGTGAACTCTGGCCTTAAGCAATTAGGGGATGCCATGGCAATTTATCCATATGCTGCCCTTAAGGAAAGAACAGGTGCATGGGTATCACAAAAGGAACATACCTTGATTGTTGAAAGTGATGGCTGTCAAATTACCACACTATAA